Sequence from the Neomonachus schauinslandi chromosome 9, ASM220157v2, whole genome shotgun sequence genome:
TTCTTGACACATTGGAAGATACGGCCGCACTGGGCCCGCACTCCCACATGGCAGCATGGGACAGACCTGAGGGGCAGCTGCCTGCTTTAGGCAGATAAGCGCTCACTCCTCAGTTTGCCGCACTTCCCGCCACTCCCAACTGCCCTGCCTCTGGTGAGCTTCAGGTATTTACGGCGGCTGCCTGAGCCACGGAGACATTTAAGTGTGGGTCTGTGGCCCACCAGCCTGAGGGAGCGATCCCTGCCAGGGGTAGGAGGCTGGGACCGAGCGGACAGGGGGGACATCCATGGTCAGAGCTCTGGAAGTTCGAATGTATTCATAGCTGCCCCTCCAATGTTCCCGTGTGGAGATGAAGTTAGCACGAGCACTCACCCTAGGCTCAGCCTGATGCTTTCTCTACCAGACTGACCAGAAAGGAGAAGTGGAACTGCCCAGGGTCATTAGAAAGTAGAGAATGAAAGAGGAAGAGCAGTCCTTGTCGAGAGATGGGAACCGCGCACGTGAACCCCGCATTTCTAGCTCGGCCCCGAGTGTCACTCAGTAGATGCCCAGCACAGGTCATGTGCCTTCTGCGGGGGTTTCTGGGGGAAAATCACAGtgctggagaggggtggggaggaaaatcTCTGATTGGAAGGAAGCCTGCCCCAACCTCCCATGAGAGGACCGGCCTTCGCGGAGCTGGCTGTAAAGAAAGCAGGGCCTTAAGTTCTGCTTCCTAAGAATGTGAAAGACAAATGAATTCTGTTCAGTGGCCTGTAACATCTGGAGCCACCCGTGGCTTCTTTGCTCTGCCCAGGCCCTGAGGGAACTGGTGAGAGGGGTCCTCCTCGCTGCAGCCCCACATCACACACCCCAGTCCACACTGAGCCCATGCAGGAAGAGGAAGCCCCATTTACCAAGTATGTTAGGAGACGGAAGGTTAAAATGCCAGATTCTGCATCAGAAGCGATGCTGATATTTGGGGAAGGTCTTCCGAGCTTTCTCCAGCAGGTTCTGAGTGCAGCGCCCACACTCTGGGCATCCACGAGCATCAGCTTCAGGGTTGAGGGGCCCATTGGTGGCAATGTGCCCTCAGAGGCCCTTGGGTTGGACTCCTCCCATAGACAGGCTACAAGAAGGTCAGGTGGCCACATGCTGGGACACGGTTTTTGCAGACCTCTGCAGAGGTCAGTAGTCACACTAGCCCAACACCGGCATGATCCCAGCAGGGTAGGAGAGACTTGGGCAGGGGAGGCCCGGAGTTGAGACTTTGCATCAAACCAACCACCGCTGTCAGCCCGGCAGGTTGAAGAGGAGTTGGCCCGGGAAACAGAactgctcctctctccccctgTGGTCATCACATCCCAAGACGGGTGCCTACGTGGAGACCGTGGACAGGGGCAGTCCCTCTGAAGGACCAAGGGATGACTTTGAAGTGGCTGTGGAAGGGGCTGAACCAGACACCTCCCTGTCACTTTTGTCCCCAGCTGACTCAGTGGAGGCTGTGGGTGTGGGCAGGCCCCGCTGTGGGGCGAGGCCGTGTGTGTTGTGCAGGCCAGTGGGCACTCGGCCTAGGCCCCTGTGGGGAGCAGGTGGCCGTTGGAGCAGGGGAACCAGAACATACTGGGTTCAGGCTCTGCCAAAGCTAGTGAATCTGAAGACCAGAAGACCAGCCTGTGTTGACGAGGCACTTCCGCCCTCCAACTGCTCAAAATGGCAGCCTATGGAGCCCAGTGGAGACAGGCAAAGTCCTGTGTGCATTGTCACAGCTTCCCAAGGCAGGTAGGGTCTTTAACGGGACATGGAGCCCCATTAGCAGGAAAGTCCCCGTGGACCCAAGCCACAGGCTGCCCCGTGAGAGCATGAGTGCCTCCCTCGTGTTGCCGTAGGCTTACTGGGACACCGTGCACGGGGCCTGGCACGCAGCAGGATCCAGGGCGGGCTGTTCGGGCGGGGCTGAGTGAGAGTAGTTGTATGGGTGGTAGTATTAACCCGAACGACCCCCCCTCTGAACGGCACCTCACGCTGGTCCTGCCCCGTGTCTGGAGCACGGCCTGCTGACAATCCAGGAAGGATGAGGTGGTGCGGAATAGAAACTGGGAGGTCATGGTGAGGTGACTGGGGGAGGAAACCAAGAAGATGCCTACAGGGAGGATTGAAGACGCTTTGAAAAGACCCAGCTTTCCAAGTAGGTTAACAAACCATGGAAAAGAAGAGATATTAGCAGTCTTCAGAGCTTGAAGGACTCTTGAGACCAAGGACAAAAGAAGGTGCTGACCCAACAGAACTCAGGATTTCAAGGAACTGTGTAAAAGAGGAGAACCGTTTGCcaagctggtttttttttaaagaaatttatttagaaaaataaccccaccctgccctcctccctctatACCATGGGACTTGGGCATCATGTTTGGCTGAACTCTGGATTGGGCCACCCATCCACATGGGGGCTCAGCACACGCTGACAGGGGGCCACGCCGCTGGGTGGCCTCACACACTCCCAGCGGCTCCAGTCTTGTGCTCAATCCTTGTCCAGGCCTCTGCCTCCGGGTCTCCGGATGGACAGGGGGCCCTGAGGGGCGAGGGCAGCCTGGCCACAGTCTGTGTGCCCCTCCTGAGGCCTGCCAGGGCAGCTGGGGGTAGGGGGCTCcgtcccccaccaccccacctctGGAAAGTCAGGGCTGGAAGCGAGGCGAGCTCACGTGAGGCTGGTGGAAGGCGTGGGCGCTGTACACCATGTCGGGGGGCGAGGGCGTGCTGGCGGCCAGCACCGAACACAGGGGCTCATGGCTGCTCAGCACTGATGTGAAATACTTCAACTCTTCTGTGAGCTGCTTGATCTCCTTGCGCAGAGCCGCGTTCTGTTTCTCTAGGTCTTCACTCTCCTGTGAGGGGAAAGGCCAGAATCAGAGATAAGTGTCAAGGacggaaggggggggggggggggggggcaggaggagacagaTTCGGTTCTCACCAGctagctgtggggaggggcatcAGTGAATTTTTCTGCACGTGTGTACATGTATTTGTGTGTCATATGTGAGTGTGGGTGCATTTAtaatacacatatgtgtgtgcagAGATACAAGGTTAAAGCCATAAAATTGCTGGTATTTGTCTGTTTGACCTATAAGGATGGCAGTTTCGTATGATCCCACCTGATAGAGGTGCACGTGGGAATGCGCGTGCTCctttgtgtgcgtgtgtacgtGGGTCTCTGGGAATGTGTATGTGGGTTGACAGTGGCAAGTGTATGTTAAGGGAAACAGGCTGACAGGTGAGAGCCTGAAAAAATGGAAGAGAGTCTGAGAGAACTGTTTATACTAATTTCCTGCTTTTCCACTTGATCTTATACCATGAGTTCTCCAAATGTTCCCAGTGTCTGTGTTTAGTCATATGGAGGCCATGGTTAACTGTCTACTTAACCAGATTCTAGAACACTAGGGTCTTTATAAATATCAAGTG
This genomic interval carries:
- the BATF gene encoding basic leucine zipper transcriptional factor ATF-like, whose protein sequence is MPHSSDSSDSSFSRSPPPGKQDPSDDVRKVQRREKNRIAAQKSRQRQTQKADTLHLESEDLEKQNAALRKEIKQLTEELKYFTSVLSSHEPLCSVLAASTPSPPDMVYSAHAFHQPHVSSPRFQP